A single region of the Pseudomonas granadensis genome encodes:
- a CDS encoding BolA family protein: MQAVEVKSFLEGKLPDTQVEVEGEGCNFQLNVISDELAALSPVKRQQSIYAHLNPWIADGSIHAVTMKFFSRAAWAERT, encoded by the coding sequence ATGCAGGCCGTAGAAGTGAAGAGCTTCCTTGAAGGAAAGCTGCCAGATACGCAGGTTGAAGTTGAAGGCGAAGGCTGCAACTTCCAGCTGAACGTGATTAGCGATGAACTGGCGGCGTTGAGCCCGGTCAAGCGTCAGCAAAGCATCTATGCCCATTTGAACCCATGGATCGCCGATGGCAGCATCCACGCGGTCACCATGAAATTTTTCAGCCGCGCGGCCTGGGCCGAGCGCACCTGA
- a CDS encoding STAS domain-containing protein yields the protein MSEAAVRMSDVDELLLSGVLDYRTGPDLRREGQALIKSSKAKALVVDCSAVKKSSSVGLSLLLCFMRDAQAAGKAVSIRAMPEDMREIAEVSELTELFAAH from the coding sequence ATGAGTGAGGCGGCAGTGCGTATGAGTGATGTCGATGAGCTTCTGCTCAGTGGCGTGCTGGACTATCGCACCGGGCCGGACCTGAGAAGGGAAGGCCAGGCGCTGATCAAGTCGAGCAAGGCGAAAGCGCTGGTCGTCGATTGCTCGGCGGTGAAGAAGTCCAGCAGCGTCGGTCTGTCGTTGCTGCTGTGCTTCATGCGCGATGCGCAGGCGGCCGGCAAGGCCGTCAGCATCCGCGCCATGCCGGAAGACATGCGCGAAATTGCCGAGGTCAGCGAATTGACCGAGCTGTTCGCGGCACACTGA
- the hisG gene encoding ATP phosphoribosyltransferase — MLTIALSKGRILDDTLPLLAEAGIVPTENPDKSRKLIIPTTQDDVRLLIVRATDVPTYVEHGAADLGVAGKDVLMEYTGQGLYEPLDLQIAQCKLMTAGKIGAAEPKGRLRVATKFVNVAKRYYAEQGRQVDIIKLYGSMELAPLIGLADKIIDVVDTGNTLRANGLEPQELIATISSRLVVNKASMKMQHARIQALIDTLRNAVESRHRG; from the coding sequence ATGTTGACCATCGCACTGTCCAAGGGCCGCATCCTTGACGACACCCTGCCGCTTCTCGCTGAAGCGGGCATCGTGCCGACCGAGAATCCGGACAAGAGCCGCAAGCTGATCATCCCCACGACCCAGGACGACGTGCGTCTGCTGATCGTGCGGGCCACCGACGTGCCGACCTATGTCGAGCATGGCGCGGCCGACCTTGGCGTCGCAGGTAAAGACGTGTTGATGGAATACACCGGCCAGGGCCTGTACGAACCGCTGGATCTGCAGATTGCCCAATGCAAACTGATGACCGCCGGCAAGATCGGCGCCGCCGAGCCCAAGGGCCGTCTGCGCGTGGCGACCAAGTTCGTCAATGTCGCCAAGCGTTATTACGCCGAGCAGGGCCGTCAGGTCGATATCATCAAGCTGTACGGCTCGATGGAGCTGGCGCCGCTGATCGGTCTTGCCGACAAGATCATCGACGTGGTCGACACCGGCAACACCTTGCGCGCCAACGGCCTGGAACCCCAGGAACTGATCGCCACGATCAGCTCGCGTCTGGTCGTCAACAAGGCTTCGATGAAAATGCAACACGCCCGAATCCAGGCGTTGATCGACACCCTGCGCAACGCAGTGGAATCGCGACACCGCGGCTGA
- the mlaD gene encoding outer membrane lipid asymmetry maintenance protein MlaD: MQNRTLEIGVGLFLLAGILALLLLALRVSGLSPTSSTDTYKLYAYFDNIAGLTVRAKVTMAGVTIGKVTAIDLDRDSFTGRVTLQVDKKVDNLPVDSTASILTAGLLGEKYIGISVGGEDSQLKDGGTIHDTQSSLVLEDLIGKFLLNTVSKDAK, translated from the coding sequence ATGCAAAACCGCACCCTGGAAATCGGTGTCGGCCTGTTCCTGCTGGCAGGGATCCTGGCTTTGCTGCTGCTCGCCTTGCGGGTCAGTGGCCTGTCTCCGACTTCGTCCACCGACACTTATAAACTTTATGCGTATTTCGACAATATCGCCGGTTTGACGGTCAGAGCCAAAGTGACCATGGCCGGTGTGACCATCGGCAAGGTCACGGCCATCGATCTGGATCGCGACAGCTTCACCGGTCGGGTCACGCTGCAAGTGGACAAGAAGGTCGACAACCTGCCTGTCGATTCCACAGCGTCTATCCTTACCGCGGGTCTGCTGGGCGAGAAATACATCGGTATCAGCGTCGGCGGCGAAGACAGCCAGTTGAAGGATGGCGGAACCATCCACGACACGCAGTCGTCTCTGGTACTGGAAGACCTGATCGGTAAATTCCTGCTCAATACCGTTAGCAAAGACGCCAAATGA
- a CDS encoding TonB-dependent siderophore receptor — MSSRKKASLLGLTLGLLCDPAFADEPQSLELEAISVVSDYESPTGPVKGYRATRSSSATKTDTAIRDIPQAISVVPASVLKDLGSSSVERALDFAGGVSKQNNFGGLTLYEYSVRGFTTSEFYKDGFSANRGYPSTPDAANIERIEVLKGPAASLYGRGDPGGTVNIVTKKPQPEAFTTLQTSAGSWDRYRTALDVNAPLDAQGDVLSRINLAVEDNQSFRDHVDSKRVFVAPSISWQLSPDTSLLVESEIVRHSSTFDRGIVAPNNKWSGVSRSTFLGEPNDGNIDNHNNLLQATLEHHLNDNWKLRLASHYKEGELWGDASEQRALNADGHTVNRRYRERDTHWHDSITQLELRGLFDLGPWQHELLIGTEYENFRKNERVTTLAGGPYAIDIYNPVYGQPKPNGARSGTDFFEHVESHALNVQDQIIFTDKLRGMIGARFEHFDQHIDDHSRNATSSQRHDALTQRAGLLYQLTPNTGLFANASTSFKPNNGLDAAGKSFDPEEGVGYEIGIKNELFDERLSSTLAFFHIDKENVLALDPATDTSRAMGKARSQGFDWQVTGQVTDAVRVIGAFAYIDAEVTKGDATIPTGSRILGVAKRSGSLLGVYEFQDGHLRGSDLGAAFTYVGDRSGESGSDFELPAYHTVDLLAHYKANDNVTVGLNLNNLFDEKYYERSYSNYWVNPGEPRNFTVSLTLNL, encoded by the coding sequence ATGTCGTCTCGCAAAAAGGCCTCGCTGCTCGGCCTGACCCTTGGCTTGCTCTGCGATCCCGCTTTCGCCGATGAACCGCAGTCCCTTGAGCTGGAAGCGATCAGCGTCGTTTCCGACTATGAATCGCCTACCGGCCCCGTCAAAGGCTACCGCGCTACCCGCTCCTCCAGCGCAACCAAAACCGACACCGCGATCCGCGATATCCCGCAAGCCATCAGCGTCGTACCGGCCAGTGTGCTCAAGGATCTGGGCAGCAGCAGCGTCGAGCGGGCGCTGGATTTTGCCGGCGGCGTGTCGAAGCAGAACAACTTTGGCGGCCTGACGCTCTACGAATACAGCGTGCGCGGCTTCACCACGTCGGAGTTCTACAAGGACGGCTTCAGCGCCAATCGCGGCTACCCGAGCACACCGGACGCCGCCAATATCGAGCGTATCGAAGTGCTCAAAGGCCCCGCCGCCAGCCTGTATGGCCGGGGCGATCCGGGCGGCACGGTGAACATCGTTACGAAAAAGCCGCAGCCCGAAGCGTTTACCACCCTGCAGACCAGCGCCGGTAGCTGGGATCGCTATCGCACCGCGCTGGACGTCAACGCCCCACTCGATGCGCAGGGCGATGTACTGTCGCGAATCAACCTTGCGGTCGAAGACAACCAAAGCTTCCGCGACCACGTCGACAGCAAGCGCGTATTTGTTGCGCCCTCGATCAGTTGGCAATTGAGCCCGGACACCTCGCTGCTCGTAGAGAGCGAGATCGTTCGGCACAGCTCGACCTTCGATCGCGGCATCGTCGCGCCGAACAACAAATGGAGCGGTGTCTCGCGCTCGACTTTCCTCGGAGAACCTAACGACGGCAACATCGACAACCACAACAATCTGCTGCAGGCGACCCTTGAGCATCACCTGAACGACAACTGGAAACTGCGCCTGGCCAGTCATTACAAGGAAGGCGAACTCTGGGGCGACGCCTCGGAACAACGGGCGCTGAACGCCGACGGCCACACCGTCAACCGCCGCTATCGCGAGCGCGACACCCACTGGCACGACAGCATCACCCAACTGGAATTGCGCGGCCTGTTCGACCTCGGTCCCTGGCAACACGAATTGCTGATCGGTACCGAGTATGAAAATTTCCGCAAGAACGAACGCGTCACCACCCTCGCTGGCGGCCCCTACGCCATCGACATCTATAACCCGGTTTACGGCCAGCCAAAACCCAACGGCGCCCGCTCGGGCACTGACTTCTTCGAACACGTCGAAAGCCATGCACTGAATGTGCAGGACCAGATCATTTTCACCGACAAGCTGCGCGGAATGATCGGCGCGCGCTTCGAACATTTCGATCAGCACATCGACGACCACAGCCGCAACGCGACCAGCAGCCAGCGTCACGACGCCCTCACCCAACGCGCGGGCCTGCTCTATCAACTGACGCCGAACACCGGCCTGTTCGCCAACGCCTCGACCTCGTTCAAACCGAACAACGGCCTTGACGCCGCCGGCAAATCATTCGACCCGGAAGAAGGCGTCGGCTACGAGATCGGTATCAAGAACGAATTGTTCGACGAACGCCTGAGCAGCACCCTCGCCTTCTTTCACATCGACAAGGAAAACGTTCTCGCGCTCGACCCGGCCACCGACACCAGTCGCGCCATGGGCAAAGCGCGCAGTCAGGGCTTCGACTGGCAGGTGACCGGGCAGGTGACCGATGCGGTGCGGGTCATCGGCGCGTTCGCCTACATCGATGCCGAAGTGACCAAGGGCGACGCGACGATTCCCACCGGTAGCCGCATCCTCGGCGTCGCCAAACGCAGTGGCAGCCTGCTCGGCGTGTATGAATTTCAGGATGGCCACCTGCGCGGCTCGGACCTTGGCGCAGCGTTCACGTATGTCGGCGACCGCTCGGGCGAATCCGGCAGCGATTTCGAATTGCCGGCCTATCACACCGTCGACCTGCTCGCCCACTACAAGGCCAACGACAACGTCACGGTTGGCCTGAACCTGAACAACCTCTTCGACGAAAAGTATTACGAGCGCTCCTACAGCAACTACTGGGTCAACCCCGGCGAGCCGCGCAACTTCACCGTCAGCCTGACACTCAACCTGTAA
- the hisC gene encoding histidinol-phosphate transaminase encodes MSKFWSPFVKDLVPYVPGEQPKLTKLVKLNTNENPYGPSPKALAAMQAELNDNLRLYPDPNSDLLKNAVAGYYGVQSNQVFLGNGSDEVLAHIFHGLFQHDQPLLFPDISYSFYPVYCGLYGIQFDAMPLDAQFQINPADYARPNGGIIFPNPNAPTGCLLALEAVEQILKASPNSVVVVDEAYIDFGGETAISLVDRYPNLLVTQTLSKSRSLAGLRVGLAVGHPDLIEALERIKNSFNSYPLDRLANVGAAAAFEDREYFDKTCRLVIEHRDWVVAQLQAKGFEVLPSAANFIFARHTQHDAAGLAAKLREQGVIVRHFKQERIAQFLRISIGTPEQNQALIEGLGDL; translated from the coding sequence ATGAGTAAATTCTGGAGCCCGTTCGTCAAGGATCTGGTGCCGTATGTGCCGGGCGAACAGCCGAAGCTGACCAAGCTGGTCAAGCTCAACACCAACGAAAACCCCTATGGCCCGTCGCCAAAAGCCCTGGCGGCGATGCAGGCCGAACTCAATGACAACCTGCGCCTGTACCCGGACCCGAACAGCGATCTGCTGAAAAATGCCGTCGCCGGTTACTACGGCGTGCAAAGCAATCAGGTGTTCCTCGGCAACGGTTCGGACGAAGTGCTGGCGCACATTTTCCACGGTCTGTTCCAGCATGATCAGCCGTTGTTGTTTCCGGACATCAGCTACAGCTTCTATCCGGTCTATTGCGGTCTGTACGGCATCCAGTTCGACGCAATGCCGCTGGACGCGCAGTTCCAGATCAACCCGGCCGACTACGCCAGGCCGAACGGCGGGATCATTTTCCCCAACCCGAACGCGCCGACTGGTTGCCTGCTGGCACTGGAGGCGGTCGAGCAAATCCTCAAGGCCAGCCCAAATTCGGTGGTGGTGGTTGATGAGGCGTACATCGACTTCGGCGGTGAGACAGCGATCAGTCTGGTGGATCGCTATCCAAACCTGCTCGTCACGCAAACCCTGTCCAAGTCGCGTTCGCTGGCCGGTCTGCGCGTCGGGCTGGCGGTCGGGCATCCCGATCTGATCGAGGCGCTGGAGCGGATCAAGAACAGCTTTAACTCCTATCCGCTGGATCGTCTGGCGAATGTCGGCGCGGCGGCGGCGTTTGAAGATCGCGAGTATTTCGACAAGACCTGTCGGCTGGTCATCGAGCACCGTGACTGGGTGGTTGCGCAGTTGCAGGCCAAGGGTTTTGAAGTGCTGCCATCAGCGGCAAACTTCATCTTCGCCCGGCATACGCAGCATGACGCGGCGGGGCTGGCGGCCAAGCTGCGTGAGCAGGGCGTGATCGTGCGGCACTTCAAGCAAGAGCGGATTGCGCAGTTCCTGCGGATATCGATTGGAACGCCGGAGCAGAATCAGGCGTTGATCGAAGGCCTCGGCGACCTCTGA
- the hisD gene encoding histidinol dehydrogenase, with translation MTAPTAIRRLNAADPDFAHHLDHLLSWESVSDDSVNQRVLDIIKAVRERGDAALVEFTQKFDGLEVASMADLILPRERLELALTRITVAQREALEKAAARVRSYHEKQKQDSWSYTEADGTVLGQKVTPLDRAGLYVPGGKASYPSSVLMNAIPAKVAGVTEVVMVVPTPRGEINELVLAAACIAGVDRVFTIGGAQAVAALAYGTESVPQVDKVVGPGNIYVATAKRHVFGQVGIDMIAGPSEILVVCDGQTDPDWIAMDLFSQAEHDEDAQAILVSPDAEFLDKVAASIDKLLPTMDRATIIETSINGRGALIQVNDMAQAIEVANRIAPEHLELSVADPQAWLPQIRHAGAIFMGRHTSEALGDYCAGPNHVLPTSGTARFSSPLGVYDFQKRSSIIFCSEAGASELGKTASVLARGESLSAHARSAEYRIKDQDFLKGQGE, from the coding sequence ATGACCGCACCGACTGCAATTCGCCGACTCAACGCTGCTGACCCGGATTTCGCGCATCATCTGGATCATCTGCTGAGCTGGGAAAGTGTGTCTGACGACTCGGTCAATCAGCGCGTGCTGGACATCATCAAGGCCGTGCGCGAGCGCGGTGACGCAGCGCTGGTCGAGTTCACCCAGAAGTTCGATGGCCTTGAGGTCGCTTCGATGGCTGACCTGATCCTGCCGCGCGAGCGCCTGGAACTGGCCCTGACCCGCATCACCGTGGCGCAGCGCGAAGCGTTGGAAAAGGCCGCTGCACGGGTGCGCAGCTACCACGAAAAACAGAAGCAGGATTCCTGGAGCTACACCGAGGCCGACGGCACTGTGCTGGGCCAGAAGGTTACGCCGCTGGATCGCGCCGGCCTTTATGTGCCGGGCGGCAAGGCCTCGTACCCGTCGTCGGTGCTGATGAACGCGATTCCAGCGAAAGTCGCTGGCGTCACCGAAGTGGTGATGGTCGTGCCGACGCCGCGCGGTGAAATCAATGAACTGGTGCTGGCCGCCGCGTGCATCGCCGGCGTTGACCGGGTATTCACCATCGGCGGCGCGCAAGCGGTTGCCGCTCTGGCGTATGGCACCGAAAGCGTGCCGCAAGTCGACAAGGTGGTGGGGCCGGGCAACATTTATGTCGCCACCGCCAAACGCCACGTATTTGGTCAGGTCGGCATCGACATGATCGCCGGGCCGTCGGAAATCCTCGTGGTCTGCGACGGCCAGACCGACCCGGACTGGATCGCCATGGACCTGTTCTCCCAGGCCGAGCACGACGAAGACGCGCAAGCGATCCTGGTCAGCCCGGACGCCGAGTTCCTCGACAAGGTCGCCGCCAGCATCGATAAACTGCTGCCGACCATGGACCGCGCGACCATCATCGAAACCTCGATCAACGGCCGCGGGGCGCTGATTCAGGTCAACGACATGGCCCAGGCCATCGAAGTCGCCAACCGCATCGCCCCGGAACACCTGGAGTTGTCGGTTGCTGACCCGCAAGCCTGGCTGCCGCAGATCCGTCACGCCGGCGCGATTTTCATGGGCCGTCACACCTCCGAAGCGCTGGGTGACTACTGCGCGGGTCCGAACCACGTGTTGCCGACCTCCGGCACCGCGCGGTTCTCGTCGCCGCTGGGCGTGTATGACTTCCAGAAGCGCTCATCGATCATCTTCTGCTCCGAAGCCGGCGCCTCTGAGCTGGGCAAAACCGCCTCGGTGCTGGCCCGTGGCGAATCGCTCAGCGCCCACGCGCGCAGCGCCGAATACCGCATCAAAGACCAGGACTTTCTGAAAGGGCAGGGGGAATGA
- the mlaE gene encoding lipid asymmetry maintenance ABC transporter permease subunit MlaE — translation MRRISLIERVRRFGETAIDAVAVFGRATLFLFHALLGRGGISGGFSLLVKQLHSVGVMSLVIIVVSGIFIGMVLALQGFSILSSYGSEQAVGQMVALTLLRELGPVVTALLFAGRAGSALTAEIGNMKSTEQLSSLEMIGVDPLKYIIAPRLWAGFISLPVLAMIFSVVGIWGGSWVAVDWLGVYEGSYWANMQNSVTFTSDVLNGIIKSIVFAFVVTWIAVFQGYDCEPTSEGISRATTKTVVFASLAVLGLDFILTALMFGDF, via the coding sequence ATGCGCAGAATTTCATTGATAGAGCGCGTGCGCCGATTCGGCGAAACGGCGATCGACGCCGTTGCGGTGTTCGGGCGCGCCACGCTTTTCCTGTTTCATGCCCTGCTGGGACGCGGCGGCATCAGCGGCGGTTTCAGCCTGCTGGTCAAACAATTGCATTCAGTCGGCGTCATGTCGCTGGTGATCATCGTCGTTTCGGGGATTTTCATCGGCATGGTCCTGGCGTTGCAGGGCTTCAGCATCCTGTCGAGCTACGGTTCGGAGCAGGCAGTCGGGCAGATGGTTGCTTTGACCCTGTTGCGTGAACTGGGCCCGGTGGTGACTGCGCTGTTGTTCGCCGGGCGTGCCGGTTCGGCATTGACCGCCGAGATCGGCAACATGAAGTCGACCGAGCAACTGTCGAGCCTGGAAATGATCGGCGTCGACCCGCTCAAGTACATCATTGCCCCGCGTCTGTGGGCCGGTTTCATTTCCCTGCCGGTGCTGGCGATGATTTTCAGCGTGGTGGGCATCTGGGGCGGTTCGTGGGTGGCCGTCGACTGGCTGGGTGTGTATGAAGGCTCGTATTGGGCGAACATGCAGAACAGCGTGACCTTCACCAGTGATGTGCTCAACGGCATCATCAAAAGCATCGTTTTCGCCTTTGTCGTCACCTGGATCGCCGTATTCCAAGGCTATGACTGTGAGCCCACTTCCGAGGGGATCAGTCGTGCCACCACCAAGACCGTAGTGTTTGCCTCGCTGGCAGTGCTGGGTCTGGACTTTATTCTGACCGCTTTGATGTTTGGAGATTTCTGA
- a CDS encoding ATP-binding cassette domain-containing protein yields the protein MSADNAYAVELKGVSFKRGARSIFNNVDIRIPRGKVTGIMGPSGCGKTTLLRLMGAQLRPASGEVWVNGQNLPTLSRSDLFDARKHMGVLFQSGALFTDLDVFENVAFPLRVHTELPEEMIRDIVLLKLQAVGLRGAIELMPDELSGGMKRRVALARAIALDPQILMYDEPFVGQDPIAMGVLVRLIRLLNDALGITSIVVSHDLAETASIADYLYIVGDGQVLGQGTPDELMNSDEPRIRQFMTGDPDGPVPYHFPATDYRADLLGKR from the coding sequence ATGAGTGCCGATAACGCCTACGCGGTCGAGCTGAAGGGAGTCTCCTTCAAGCGCGGTGCGCGCAGCATTTTCAATAACGTCGATATCCGCATCCCGCGCGGCAAGGTCACCGGTATCATGGGGCCTTCCGGGTGTGGCAAGACCACGCTGCTGCGGTTGATGGGCGCCCAGTTGCGCCCCGCCAGCGGCGAAGTCTGGGTCAACGGTCAGAACCTGCCGACCCTGTCGCGCAGTGATCTGTTCGATGCGCGAAAGCACATGGGCGTGCTGTTTCAGAGCGGCGCGCTGTTCACCGATCTCGATGTGTTCGAGAACGTGGCTTTCCCGCTGCGCGTGCATACCGAATTGCCGGAAGAGATGATCCGCGACATCGTCCTGCTGAAATTGCAGGCGGTCGGTCTGCGCGGAGCCATCGAGCTGATGCCGGACGAGCTGTCGGGCGGCATGAAGCGTCGCGTCGCGCTGGCCCGGGCGATTGCTCTGGATCCGCAGATCCTCATGTACGACGAACCGTTCGTCGGCCAGGACCCGATTGCCATGGGTGTGCTGGTCCGCCTGATCCGTCTGCTCAACGATGCGCTGGGCATCACCAGTATCGTGGTGTCGCACGATCTGGCCGAGACCGCGAGCATCGCCGACTACCTTTATATAGTCGGTGACGGCCAGGTCTTGGGGCAGGGGACTCCGGACGAGTTGATGAACTCGGACGAACCACGGATCCGGCAGTTCATGACCGGCGATCCCGATGGCCCGGTGCCGTATCATTTTCCAGCGACGGATTACCGCGCAGATCTTCTGGGGAAGCGCTGA
- a CDS encoding MlaC/ttg2D family ABC transporter substrate-binding protein has product MISTLRRGLLVLLAALPLLANAAPGQSAHDLIQDTTNRMLADLQANKEKYKQDPQDFYAALNNIVGPVVDAEGISKSIMTVKYSRKATPAQMQRFQENFKRGLFQFYGNALLEYNNQGITVDPAKDESGDRTSVNMTVKGSNGAIYPVQYTLEKIGGEWKLRNVIINGINIGKLFRDQFADAMQRNGNDLDKTIDGWAGEVAKAKQETDKAAAKPAQ; this is encoded by the coding sequence ATGATCTCTACCTTGCGACGTGGCCTGTTGGTGTTGCTCGCGGCACTGCCACTGCTGGCTAACGCGGCACCTGGGCAATCCGCACACGATCTGATTCAGGACACCACCAACCGGATGCTTGCCGACCTGCAGGCCAACAAAGAGAAGTACAAGCAGGATCCGCAGGATTTCTATGCGGCGCTGAACAACATTGTCGGCCCGGTGGTGGATGCCGAGGGCATCTCCAAGAGCATCATGACCGTCAAGTATTCGCGCAAGGCTACGCCTGCGCAGATGCAGCGCTTTCAGGAAAACTTCAAGCGCGGCCTGTTCCAGTTCTATGGCAACGCTCTGCTGGAATACAACAACCAGGGCATCACTGTTGACCCGGCCAAAGACGAATCGGGCGACCGCACCAGCGTCAACATGACCGTCAAGGGCAGCAATGGCGCGATCTACCCAGTGCAGTACACGCTTGAGAAGATCGGCGGCGAGTGGAAACTGCGCAACGTGATCATCAACGGCATCAACATCGGCAAGCTGTTCCGTGATCAGTTCGCTGACGCGATGCAGCGCAATGGCAACGATCTGGACAAGACCATCGATGGTTGGGCTGGTGAAGTGGCCAAGGCCAAGCAGGAAACCGATAAAGCTGCTGCGAAGCCAGCGCAATGA
- the murA gene encoding UDP-N-acetylglucosamine 1-carboxyvinyltransferase, producing the protein MDKLIITGGARLDGEIRISGAKNSALPILAATLLCDGPVTVGNLPHLHDITTMIELFGRMGIEPVIDEKLSVEIDPRTIKTLIAPYELVKTMRASILVLGPMVARFGEAEVALPGGCAIGSRPVDLHIRGLEAMGAVIDVEGGYIKAKAPEGGLRGAHFFFDTVSVTGTENIMMAAALAKGRSVLQNAAREPEVVDLANFLNAMGAKVSGAGTDTITIDGVERLGSAFYKVMPDRIETGTYLVAAAVTGGRVKVKDTDPTILEAVLEKLREAGAEITCGEDWIELNMHGKRPKAVNVRTAPYPAFPTDMQAQFISLNAIAEGTGAVIETIFENRFMHVYELHRMGAKIQVEGNTAIVTGTEKLKGAPVMATDLRASASLVISALVAEGDTLIDRIYHIDRGYECIEEKLQMLGAKIRRVPG; encoded by the coding sequence ATGGATAAATTGATTATTACCGGTGGCGCGCGTCTTGATGGCGAGATCCGCATTTCCGGCGCGAAGAACTCCGCTCTGCCAATCCTGGCCGCCACCCTGCTGTGCGATGGCCCGGTGACCGTTGGCAACCTGCCGCACCTGCACGACATCACCACCATGATCGAGCTGTTCGGTCGCATGGGCATTGAGCCTGTGATCGACGAAAAACTCAGCGTCGAAATCGACCCGCGCACCATCAAGACCCTGATCGCCCCGTACGAGCTGGTGAAAACCATGCGTGCGTCGATTCTGGTACTGGGCCCGATGGTTGCCCGTTTTGGTGAGGCCGAAGTTGCCCTGCCTGGCGGTTGCGCCATCGGTTCGCGTCCGGTCGACCTGCACATCCGTGGCCTCGAAGCCATGGGCGCGGTGATCGACGTCGAAGGCGGCTACATCAAGGCCAAGGCGCCTGAAGGTGGCCTGCGCGGTGCGCACTTCTTCTTCGACACCGTCAGCGTGACCGGTACCGAGAACATCATGATGGCCGCTGCTCTGGCCAAGGGTCGCAGCGTGCTGCAGAACGCCGCCCGTGAACCTGAAGTGGTCGATCTGGCGAACTTCCTCAACGCCATGGGCGCCAAGGTTTCCGGTGCCGGCACCGACACCATCACCATCGATGGCGTCGAGCGTCTGGGTTCGGCTTTCTACAAGGTCATGCCTGACCGTATCGAAACCGGCACCTACCTGGTCGCCGCTGCCGTCACCGGTGGTCGCGTCAAGGTCAAGGACACCGATCCGACCATTCTTGAAGCAGTGCTGGAAAAACTCCGTGAAGCCGGCGCAGAAATCACCTGCGGTGAAGACTGGATCGAGCTGAACATGCACGGCAAGCGTCCGAAAGCGGTCAACGTGCGCACCGCGCCGTACCCGGCTTTCCCGACCGACATGCAGGCACAGTTCATCTCGCTCAACGCCATTGCCGAAGGCACCGGAGCGGTGATCGAGACGATCTTCGAAAACCGTTTCATGCACGTGTACGAATTGCACCGCATGGGCGCCAAAATCCAGGTTGAAGGCAACACCGCCATCGTGACCGGTACCGAAAAACTCAAGGGCGCGCCAGTGATGGCGACCGACCTGCGTGCTTCGGCCAGTCTGGTGATCTCGGCGCTGGTTGCCGAAGGCGACACACTGATCGACCGCATCTACCACATCGACCGTGGTTACGAGTGCATCGAAGAAAAACTGCAGATGCTGGGCGCCAAGATCCGTCGCGTTCCGGGCTGA
- a CDS encoding DUF4198 domain-containing protein, producing MQHGKTLVLIAALFAGQVSAHGLWTEERRGNIEVVYGHGAEDNAFKAQRISGAWAYDAAGKMIPVSVGRLADHARLKPLKSPAVMVVALNNGMWSQTADKKWVNQGRSKVPGAIEATETFKYSLAIYQPGAKLPKLDQIKLLILPEVDPLTVGPGNSLPVRVLLDGKPAAGVKLVGDYRSAPNTLSTETDKDGRAQVLVRNEGLNVIAAQVEVPVTDSADVNSRGLFSSLTFLGEPHHE from the coding sequence ATGCAACACGGCAAAACCCTCGTACTGATCGCAGCCCTGTTCGCCGGGCAAGTTTCGGCCCATGGTCTGTGGACAGAAGAACGGCGCGGGAACATCGAAGTGGTCTACGGTCACGGCGCCGAAGACAATGCTTTCAAAGCGCAAAGGATCAGCGGGGCCTGGGCCTATGACGCCGCCGGCAAGATGATTCCGGTCAGCGTCGGACGCCTGGCGGACCACGCCCGCTTGAAACCGTTGAAGTCGCCGGCGGTGATGGTCGTCGCCTTGAACAATGGCATGTGGTCGCAAACTGCGGACAAGAAGTGGGTCAACCAAGGACGCAGCAAAGTACCGGGCGCAATCGAAGCGACTGAGACGTTCAAGTACAGCCTGGCGATTTACCAGCCCGGCGCGAAGCTGCCGAAGCTCGACCAGATCAAACTGTTGATCCTGCCGGAAGTGGATCCGCTGACCGTCGGGCCGGGTAATTCACTGCCGGTGCGGGTATTGCTCGATGGCAAACCGGCGGCCGGGGTCAAGTTGGTTGGCGACTATCGCAGCGCGCCGAACACGCTGAGCACCGAGACCGACAAGGACGGCCGCGCGCAGGTGCTGGTGAGGAATGAAGGGTTGAATGTGATTGCGGCGCAGGTTGAGGTGCCGGTGACGGACAGCGCGGATGTGAACAGTCGCGGGTTATTCAGTTCGCTGACATTTCTTGGCGAACCGCATCACGAATAA